In Felis catus isolate Fca126 chromosome A2, F.catus_Fca126_mat1.0, whole genome shotgun sequence, the following proteins share a genomic window:
- the PTTG1IP2 gene encoding PTTG1IP family member 2 isoform X1, which produces MCWPRAWGQILLPVFLSLFLIQLLISFSENHFSQISRQRGKQRPKSLDDACAVKKNCQLCTEDKKCFWCSEERACKKMCFPYFGCRFISVYWLNYRIDIFGFLMLLFVIILITGLIWYYCTYHYYLQEYVHFIFSKNALGDNITEENAKLVIRKCLTFFM; this is translated from the exons ATGTGCTGGCCGCGGGCATGGGGCCAAATCCTCTTGCcagttttcctctccctctttctcattcaGCTGCTTATCAGCTTCTCAGAGAATCACTTTTCCCAAATCTCCAGACAGAGGGGCAAGCAGAGACCAAAATCTCTGGATGATG CATGTGCTGTAAAGAAAAATTGTCAATTGTGCACAGAAGATAAAAAA TGTTTTTGGTGCAGTGAAGAAAGGGCTtgcaaaaaaatgtgttttccatattttggGTGTCGATTCATTTCTGTGTATTGGTTAAACTATAGAA TTGACATATTTGGATTCCTGATGCTTCTATTTGTCATAATATTAATTACAGGGCTCATTTGGTATTATTGCACCTATCACTATTACCTGCAggaatatgttcattttatttttagtaagaaTGCACTCGGGGATAATATCACTGAAGAGAATGCTAAGCTAGTTATCAGGAAATGTTTAACcttttttatgtaa
- the PTTG1IP2 gene encoding uncharacterized protein LOC102899435 precursor: MCWPRAWGQILLPVFLSLFLIQLLISFSENHFSQISRQRGKQRPKSLDDACAVKKNCQLCTEDKKCFWCSEERACKKMCFPYFGCRFISVYWLNYRIDIFGFLMLLFVIILITGLIWYYSPVCIAGRSHTVYIHRGTIAAEYDE; encoded by the exons ATGTGCTGGCCGCGGGCATGGGGCCAAATCCTCTTGCcagttttcctctccctctttctcattcaGCTGCTTATCAGCTTCTCAGAGAATCACTTTTCCCAAATCTCCAGACAGAGGGGCAAGCAGAGACCAAAATCTCTGGATGATG CATGTGCTGTAAAGAAAAATTGTCAATTGTGCACAGAAGATAAAAAA TGTTTTTGGTGCAGTGAAGAAAGGGCTtgcaaaaaaatgtgttttccatattttggGTGTCGATTCATTTCTGTGTATTGGTTAAACTATAGAA TTGACATATTTGGATTCCTGATGCTTCTATTTGTCATAATATTAATTACAGGGCTCATTTGGTATTATT CTCCGGTCTGCATTGCTGGAAGATCACACACAGTTTATATTCACCGTGGGACTATAGCTGCTG
- the LOC101081617 gene encoding obg-like ATPase 1 has translation MRPKKGGDGIKPPPIIGRFGTSLKIGIVGLPNAGKSTFFNVLTNSQASAENFPFCTIDPNESRVPVPDERFDFLCQYHKPASKIPAFLNVVDIAGLVKGAHNGQGLGNAFLSPISACDGIFHLTRAFEDDDIRHVEGSVDPIRDTEIIHEELQLKDEEMIGPIIDKVGKVAVRGGDKKLKPEYDIMGKVKSWVIDQKKPVLFYHDWNDKETEVLNKHLFLTSKPMVYLVNLSEKDYIRKKNKWLIKIKEWVNKYDPGALVIPFSGALKLKLQELSAEERQKYLEANMIPSALPKIIKAGFAALQLEYFFTAGPDEVCAWTIRKGMKAPQAAGKIHTDFEKGFIMAEVMKYEDFKEEGSENAVKAAGKYRQQGRNYIVKDGDIIFFKLNIPQQPKKK, from the coding sequence ATGCGCCCCAAAAAGGGAGGTGATGGAATTAAACCGCCCCCAATCATTGGAAGATTTGGAACCTCCTTGAAAATTGGTATTGTTGGATTGCCAAATGCTGGGAAATCTACCTTCTTCAATGTATTAACCAATAGTCAGGCTTCAGCAGAAAACTTCCCATTCTGCACTATTGATCCTAATGAGAGCAGAGTACCTGTGCCAGATGAAAGGTTTGACTTTCTTTGCCAGTACCACAAACCAGCAAGCAAAATTCCTGCCTTTCTAAATGTAGTGGATATTGCTGGGCTTGTGAAAGGAGCTCACAATGGGCAAGGCCTGGGAAATGCCTTTTTATCTCCTATCAGTGCCTGTGATGGAATCTTTCATCTAACACGTGCTTTTGAAGATGATGATATCAGGCATGTTGAAGGAAGTGTAGATCCTATTCGAGATACAGAAATAATACACGAAGAGCTTCAgcttaaagatgaggaaatgattGGGCCCATTATAGATAAAGTAGGAAAAGTGGCTGTGAGAGGaggagataaaaaattaaaacctgaatATGATATAATGGGCAAAGTCAAATCCTGGGTTATAGATCAAAAGAAACCTGTTCTCTTCTATCATGATTGGAATGACAAAGAGACTGAAGTGTTGAATAAACACTTATTTCTGACTTCAAAACCAATGGTCTACTTGGTTAATCTTTCTGAAAAAGACtacattagaaagaaaaacaaatggttgataaaaattaaagagtgGGTGAACAAGTATGACCCAGGTGCCTTGGTCATTCCTTTTAGTGGGGCCTTGAAACTCAAGTTGCAAGAATTGAGTGCTGAGGAGAGACAGAAGTATCTGGAAGCGAACATGATACCAAGCGCTTTGCCAAAGATCATTAAGGCTGGGTTTGCAGCACTCCAACTAGAATACTTTTTCACTGCAGGCCCAGATGAAGTATGTGCATGGACCATCAGGAAAGGGATGAAGGCTCCTCAAGCTGCAGGAAAGATTCACACAGATTTTGAAAAAGGATTCATTATGGCTGAAGTAATGAAATACGAAGATTTTAAAGAGGAAGGTTCTGAAAATGCGGTCAAGGCTGCTGGAAAGTACAGACAACAAGGCAGAAATTACATTGTCAAAGATGGAGATATTATCTTCTTCAAACTTAATATACCTCAGCaacctaaaaagaaataa